The Bacteroidota bacterium genome includes a region encoding these proteins:
- a CDS encoding VWA domain-containing protein has translation MFSERALFPVMEEFGFFSHIYERLPEDFTAIFEIARVLEDEMSALSKQIREVVRLPAAGDSQKRDKAEDFHRYTPAGDRYSADLITSYHDVARIYPNQFLLPDEVFMQRLALRELWMPVARTGVILPVDDTSEGFTFDSRKQKVYILFDTSQSMSAHHRIHLAKAVLYVFLKRNKAELGHISLRTFDEEVGDVHTAVDELSYQALMRYVLRVTHLGEGTVLQKALMTALEDIQQMEHLSGAEILIITDGAVQLDMELLRSRMDEHTLIHAVKIGHVETYASEAQIDDMIVRGQIKDRALVDLQKQKSEIEHQLRVTEGAARRHQLEQMLAGVRRQIGLHKVAFGHELEQLSTVYVNIDDLVETGLFLATPETIGDLEELARALAAEAEEFLTPELTKKVAVLYDHLQFLERYETDPELAARLKAIDERLRKLLAHVLGDASEQVEGEAANGAVQSQAAALPMSEEDEQDLRFLLEAGAAIGRNWGLLLRWLLQRTRIGARAMARRLRIRR, from the coding sequence ATGTTTTCCGAGCGCGCATTATTTCCCGTCATGGAGGAGTTCGGCTTCTTCTCGCATATTTACGAGAGGCTGCCGGAAGACTTCACGGCTATCTTCGAAATTGCACGTGTGCTCGAAGATGAGATGAGCGCGCTCTCGAAACAAATTCGGGAGGTTGTCCGGCTACCGGCCGCCGGTGATTCGCAAAAGCGAGACAAGGCCGAGGACTTCCACCGGTATACACCCGCGGGCGATCGATACTCTGCCGATTTGATCACGAGCTATCATGATGTGGCTCGCATCTATCCGAACCAATTTCTGCTTCCGGATGAAGTGTTCATGCAGCGGCTCGCCTTGCGCGAACTCTGGATGCCAGTCGCCCGCACAGGGGTGATCCTGCCTGTCGATGACACGAGTGAAGGGTTTACGTTCGATAGCCGCAAACAGAAAGTTTATATCCTGTTCGATACATCGCAATCGATGTCCGCGCACCATCGGATTCACCTTGCGAAAGCGGTCCTCTATGTATTCCTGAAGCGCAATAAAGCAGAACTTGGACACATTAGTCTGCGGACGTTCGATGAGGAGGTCGGCGACGTCCATACCGCCGTGGATGAGTTGAGTTATCAGGCGCTGATGCGATATGTCCTGCGCGTAACGCACCTGGGCGAAGGGACCGTGCTGCAGAAAGCACTGATGACTGCTCTGGAGGATATCCAGCAGATGGAACATCTCTCGGGCGCGGAAATCCTGATCATTACGGATGGCGCGGTGCAACTCGATATGGAACTGCTCCGCTCCCGGATGGACGAGCATACACTGATCCATGCGGTCAAGATCGGGCATGTCGAGACATACGCCAGCGAAGCACAGATCGATGATATGATCGTGCGGGGACAAATCAAGGACCGAGCACTGGTAGACTTGCAAAAGCAAAAATCGGAAATCGAACACCAGCTTCGGGTAACCGAAGGTGCTGCGCGACGCCATCAACTCGAACAGATGCTCGCCGGTGTTCGCCGGCAGATCGGGCTTCATAAGGTGGCGTTCGGCCATGAACTCGAGCAGCTTTCGACAGTCTACGTGAATATCGACGATCTGGTTGAGACCGGATTATTCCTTGCCACCCCGGAGACCATTGGCGATCTCGAAGAGCTCGCGCGCGCGCTCGCCGCAGAAGCCGAGGAATTTCTGACTCCGGAATTGACCAAGAAAGTCGCTGTACTCTATGACCATCTGCAATTCCTGGAACGCTATGAAACGGATCCGGAACTTGCGGCGCGGCTGAAGGCAATCGACGAGCGGTTACGGAAGCTCCTGGCCCACGTGCTTGGAGATGCTTCGGAGCAAGTAGAAGGTGAAGCGGCTAATGGAGCCGTGCAATCCCAGGCGGCAGCGCTCCCCATGTCCGAAGAAGACGAGCAGGACCTCCGTTTCTTGCTCGAAGCCGGAGCCGCGATTGGCCGAAATTGGGGACTTTTGCTCCGTTGGCTCCTTCAACGGACGCGGATCGGAGCGCGTGCCATGGCGAGGCGATTGCGAATCAGAAGATAG
- the recF gene encoding DNA replication and repair protein RecF (All proteins in this family for which functions are known are DNA-binding proteins that assist the filamentation of RecA onto DNA for the initiation of recombination or recombinational repair.), with amino-acid sequence MRADSLILHNVRNHTSKSIDGLAPGINVFAGPNGIGKTSVLEALALATLTKSFVTHSDTLLIRDGEQKLEVEAHFITDLGVNYTVEVKIEFGPPVRKTILANAERIRASSDLIGRAPVVVLTPDEKIITSGPPAERRRFLNMVLSQASHAYLEDEIEYRRALKQRNAVLTDAKLQRRPAQMVQAALLPWTAIALERGERIMRRRAEFVREFRGPLLDSYRTLASTNESPSLDYLPMGNSSEAPDFRAFLERASEQCAAEELRRGTTLFGPHRDDIRLSINPGQEAKDYASQGQHKTLLVAMKLAEFQYLRDATRETPMLLFDDVFSELDDERARAVLALAASGALGQTFITTTEVARFERELYTTEGTNRLIIFARS; translated from the coding sequence GTGCGCGCCGATTCACTGATTCTTCATAACGTCCGCAATCATACCTCGAAATCAATCGACGGCCTGGCGCCGGGCATCAACGTATTTGCGGGACCGAATGGCATCGGAAAGACCTCCGTGCTCGAAGCCCTGGCGCTCGCGACGCTCACAAAAAGCTTTGTGACGCACAGCGATACGTTACTCATCCGTGATGGCGAACAAAAGCTGGAGGTCGAGGCCCATTTTATTACTGATCTTGGCGTTAACTACACGGTTGAGGTCAAGATCGAATTTGGTCCGCCGGTGCGAAAGACAATCCTGGCCAACGCCGAGCGGATACGAGCATCATCGGACTTGATCGGGCGAGCCCCGGTCGTTGTGCTGACCCCGGACGAGAAGATTATTACCAGTGGCCCGCCGGCAGAGCGCCGCCGATTTCTGAACATGGTGCTCTCGCAAGCGAGCCATGCATACCTGGAAGATGAAATTGAGTATCGGCGCGCGCTTAAACAACGCAATGCGGTCCTGACTGACGCAAAACTCCAGCGACGTCCGGCGCAGATGGTACAGGCCGCTCTGCTGCCATGGACAGCGATCGCGCTCGAACGTGGCGAGCGCATTATGCGGCGCAGAGCCGAATTCGTTCGGGAATTTCGCGGACCGTTGCTTGATTCGTATCGCACGCTCGCCAGCACGAATGAATCGCCTTCGCTCGATTATCTGCCAATGGGCAACAGTTCGGAAGCGCCCGACTTCCGCGCCTTCTTAGAACGCGCATCCGAACAGTGCGCCGCCGAGGAGCTTCGCCGCGGCACGACGCTATTCGGTCCGCACCGCGATGACATCCGGCTTTCGATCAATCCGGGACAGGAAGCGAAGGATTATGCCTCGCAAGGTCAGCACAAAACGCTGCTCGTCGCGATGAAACTTGCGGAGTTCCAATATCTCCGCGATGCAACGCGCGAAACGCCAATGCTTCTCTTCGATGATGTGTTCAGCGAATTGGATGATGAGCGCGCGCGCGCCGTGCTGGCACTGGCAGCGTCGGGCGCTCTCGGACAGACGTTCATTACCACAACCGAAGTGGCACGGTTTGAACGAGAACTTTATACCACTGAAGGCACGAACCGTTTGATTATTTTTGCACGATCATGA
- a CDS encoding DUF721 domain-containing protein: MRPPQLLGEAIAEALKHFGLDAKARNYHVLTNWAEIVGETIAQSTHAEKLERGVLTVRVVNAAWRYELTMRSREILRKIADACGDDVVKEIRWKS, encoded by the coding sequence ATGAGACCGCCCCAATTGCTCGGCGAGGCGATCGCGGAAGCGCTCAAGCACTTTGGCCTCGATGCCAAAGCGCGCAACTACCACGTGCTGACGAATTGGGCCGAAATCGTTGGCGAGACAATCGCCCAATCGACACACGCCGAAAAACTGGAGCGTGGCGTGCTCACCGTTCGCGTCGTGAATGCCGCGTGGCGCTACGAGTTGACCATGCGCTCCCGTGAGATCCTGCGAAAGATCGCGGATGCCTGCGGCGATGATGTCGTGAAGGAAATCCGCTGGAAATCCTGA
- a CDS encoding T9SS type A sorting domain-containing protein, with protein sequence MKHALFIVALLLALPLSETRAQAVPDTCAYLIDRAHFILLNPTSQDSKTYAYDTTRLYLEHCYDTLGSEAAFNDLIGENQERSTDPNNFVEFRAWLKSVLYLRLDSAWYCADVWDILTSMDYYPGKGLYMNGVVAIARYVVEHGHCDSVVTANFHYKDTNGIRYIYTHWRDTVKDSLHEPGPDTTIPSIDSLGLSILRGPEFSEVTTRAKGTDLRVTSIRATENPFTKATEIVAQLADYGLVKFELFDALGNLVAGNGGLGQVLEPGQHTFEIDGAKLPAGAYFARVAFHNGDVKSVMLVKE encoded by the coding sequence ATGAAACACGCACTATTTATCGTGGCCTTGCTGCTCGCGCTTCCGCTTTCGGAAACGCGAGCGCAGGCTGTACCAGACACTTGCGCCTATCTTATTGACCGTGCACATTTCATCCTGTTGAATCCTACTTCTCAGGACAGTAAGACCTACGCCTACGATACAACCCGTTTGTATCTCGAACATTGTTACGACACCCTTGGCTCTGAAGCTGCTTTCAATGACCTCATTGGTGAGAATCAAGAACGGAGCACGGATCCAAACAATTTTGTCGAGTTTCGCGCGTGGCTGAAATCCGTCTTATACTTGCGACTGGATTCTGCCTGGTACTGCGCGGATGTCTGGGATATCCTCACGTCGATGGACTACTACCCTGGTAAGGGCTTGTACATGAACGGTGTGGTTGCGATTGCTCGCTATGTCGTAGAACATGGGCACTGCGATTCCGTAGTTACAGCAAACTTTCATTATAAGGATACCAATGGTATCCGCTATATCTATACTCATTGGCGGGACACGGTAAAGGATAGCCTCCACGAGCCGGGACCCGACACGACAATCCCTTCGATTGATTCGCTCGGCCTGTCTATTCTTCGCGGGCCGGAATTCTCCGAAGTAACCACGCGCGCGAAAGGCACCGATCTGCGCGTAACATCTATTCGTGCCACGGAGAATCCCTTTACAAAGGCAACGGAGATCGTTGCCCAACTTGCGGACTATGGTCTCGTCAAGTTCGAGCTCTTCGATGCGCTTGGCAATCTCGTCGCGGGCAATGGCGGCCTGGGACAAGTGCTCGAGCCGGGTCAGCATACGTTTGAGATCGACGGCGCAAAGCTGCCCGCCGGCGCATACTTCGCGCGCGTGGCGTTCCACAACGGGGATGTGAAATCGGTGATGCTTGTAAAAGAATGA
- a CDS encoding AI-2E family transporter: MNDSIRSAPRSITIPLTILALVATGASLHIMQPVLLPLVVALFLANLFRPMVKFLLSHRVPMALALIAVMIVVGGILMAVGLVAISSLQSLIAAMPRYAVRWDHDILPSLMRLLDDAPAALQDQVRTLEWSKIVQVSAILGVLYAGAGGFVSVLSGVGLILLFMLFILGGYGLFERKIRVAYPEHATNLAEVIKRIDAKTERYFITVTLMNFISGLLTFVILAIFGVDLALLWGLITFLVNFIPTIGSIFALVLPVTVAFLQFANPGTPLAMAITLIIVQFIWGSVVTPRLMGARLDLSPLLVLISLIFWGWVWGPWGMILSVPITSMIKIALESVPATKPIAVLMSSKT; this comes from the coding sequence ATGAATGACTCGATTCGGAGTGCTCCCCGCTCGATCACGATTCCGCTGACGATCCTGGCGCTGGTGGCGACCGGTGCTTCGCTGCATATCATGCAGCCAGTGCTGCTGCCACTTGTGGTGGCGTTGTTTCTGGCGAATCTGTTTCGGCCCATGGTGAAGTTCCTTCTAAGCCATCGGGTGCCGATGGCTCTGGCACTGATCGCGGTGATGATCGTGGTCGGCGGAATATTGATGGCGGTTGGGCTCGTGGCTATCTCGAGCCTTCAATCGCTCATCGCTGCCATGCCGCGCTATGCCGTCCGCTGGGACCACGACATCCTTCCCAGCCTGATGCGACTGCTGGACGATGCGCCTGCGGCCCTGCAGGATCAGGTACGGACGCTGGAGTGGTCGAAAATCGTGCAGGTTTCGGCGATCCTGGGAGTGCTCTATGCCGGGGCAGGAGGCTTCGTCTCGGTGCTCAGCGGCGTCGGGCTGATCCTGCTGTTCATGCTGTTTATCCTGGGTGGCTATGGCCTCTTCGAGCGGAAGATTCGAGTCGCCTATCCTGAGCACGCGACGAATCTTGCAGAGGTTATCAAGCGCATCGATGCAAAAACGGAGCGTTACTTCATCACGGTGACGCTGATGAACTTCATCAGCGGGCTGCTTACATTCGTGATCCTTGCGATCTTCGGCGTCGATCTTGCACTACTGTGGGGCCTCATCACGTTCCTCGTCAACTTCATCCCGACGATCGGTTCGATCTTCGCGCTGGTCTTGCCGGTTACAGTTGCATTTCTGCAGTTTGCGAATCCGGGCACACCGCTCGCCATGGCGATCACATTAATCATCGTGCAATTCATCTGGGGCAGCGTCGTAACACCACGTTTGATGGGCGCACGGCTGGATCTCAGCCCTCTGCTAGTGCTGATCTCGTTGATCTTCTGGGGATGGGTTTGGGGACCGTGGGGCATGATCCTATCGGTGCCGATTACCTCGATGATCAAGATCGCGCTGGAATCGGTGCCAGCCACGAAGCCAATCGCGGTACTAATGAGTTCGAAAACATAA
- a CDS encoding DUF4263 domain-containing protein, with the protein MIPEIEAIHSELPSEDAGEDTIKEAIQVVLNEKNRKSYVLTLYLQSEGVKRAIAEQDASLAAFHMAHAMAARAMIIFIEKLHRPIWQGYSFGYSERFLSDLRRDLTAGHSEEHWQKKLTDNPFLLTLLFAHPVVVVAQKAYVGGKTVENRDGMIVDYLVKNALTGGSALIEIKRPNTPLLGSEYRNGVYSIHAEVSGAVNQVLTYRNQLILEYSSITMNNGEADAEQYEAFNPPCIVVAGNVSDELSDSQKRRSFELYRNSLAGVQIIGYDELVKRAQALTGAFKASFPD; encoded by the coding sequence TTGATCCCAGAGATCGAGGCAATACACTCCGAGCTGCCTTCAGAGGATGCTGGTGAAGACACAATAAAGGAGGCAATACAGGTCGTCCTGAATGAGAAGAATCGCAAATCCTACGTGTTGACACTTTACCTCCAAAGTGAGGGAGTAAAGCGAGCGATTGCAGAGCAAGACGCATCGCTGGCAGCATTCCACATGGCACATGCGATGGCCGCCAGGGCAATGATAATATTCATTGAAAAACTGCATCGACCTATTTGGCAGGGATATTCATTCGGCTATTCAGAGAGGTTCTTGTCAGATCTTAGGCGCGATTTGACTGCCGGTCACAGCGAAGAACACTGGCAGAAGAAGTTAACAGACAATCCCTTTCTGCTCACACTGCTCTTTGCTCATCCCGTTGTCGTTGTGGCACAAAAGGCATACGTCGGCGGAAAGACCGTAGAGAATCGAGATGGGATGATCGTGGATTATCTCGTCAAGAACGCGTTAACGGGCGGTTCAGCATTAATCGAGATTAAAAGACCAAACACCCCCCTACTCGGGAGCGAATATCGCAACGGGGTCTATAGCATACACGCGGAAGTTTCCGGCGCTGTCAACCAGGTATTAACTTATCGGAATCAATTGATTCTTGAATATTCTAGCATCACAATGAACAACGGGGAAGCTGATGCGGAGCAATATGAGGCCTTCAATCCCCCTTGCATTGTCGTCGCAGGCAACGTTTCCGACGAACTCAGTGATTCACAAAAGAGGCGGAGTTTTGAACTTTATCGGAATTCACTCGCTGGAGTTCAAATCATTGGCTACGACGAACTTGTGAAGCGGGCACAGGCCTTGACAGGTGCGTTCAAGGCTTCTTTCCCCGACTGA
- a CDS encoding metallophosphoesterase, whose protein sequence is MSISNAELEVRERRRERRRSFLIFFSIVLAVYGSINYYLCVRLEQCIPSDSWFHFVFLPLFLLVAISTLVGQYLETTHSSLLSDSLTWIGSFWLGIMSWYFLAAVLIDLVRLLDYGLGFLPAAWYVHAAETKEWVAGIASVVIFASMILGFINARRTRVRPLTISIDKAGTPMKIAAISDMHMGTLVGRGMVRQFVAKINALKPDLVLMIGDQVDGNVHPVMQLDLGSELKKIESKYGVYAITGNHEYIGNVETACAYLEAHGIRMLRDECADVAGIYLVGREDRAAKQFAHYERKPLAELVEPLDKSKPIILMDHTPFHLEEAEQHGIDLQLSGHTHHAQIWPFNFITKAVYEVSWGYKRKGATHVYVSCGSGTWGPPIRIGNRPEIMAITMEFSSKQMSE, encoded by the coding sequence TTGAGCATTTCTAACGCAGAACTCGAGGTTCGCGAACGCCGCCGCGAACGCCGCCGGTCTTTCCTCATATTCTTCTCGATCGTCCTGGCCGTTTATGGATCGATCAATTATTATCTTTGCGTCCGGCTCGAGCAGTGCATTCCTTCGGACTCATGGTTCCATTTCGTCTTTTTGCCGCTCTTCTTGCTGGTTGCAATCAGCACACTCGTCGGGCAATATCTTGAGACCACGCACTCTTCCCTGCTGAGCGATTCTCTGACCTGGATCGGATCGTTCTGGCTCGGAATCATGAGTTGGTACTTTTTGGCGGCGGTTCTGATCGATCTGGTTAGGCTCCTGGATTATGGCCTTGGCTTTCTGCCCGCTGCGTGGTACGTCCATGCTGCGGAGACAAAGGAGTGGGTAGCAGGCATCGCGAGCGTTGTGATTTTCGCTTCGATGATTCTGGGCTTCATCAATGCGCGACGCACACGAGTCCGCCCACTTACAATTTCCATCGACAAGGCCGGGACGCCTATGAAGATTGCAGCGATCAGCGATATGCACATGGGCACGCTGGTTGGACGTGGCATGGTCCGCCAGTTTGTTGCGAAGATCAATGCGCTCAAACCCGATCTCGTTCTGATGATTGGCGATCAGGTCGATGGCAATGTGCATCCGGTCATGCAGCTTGATCTGGGAAGCGAGTTGAAGAAGATCGAAAGCAAGTATGGAGTCTATGCGATCACCGGCAATCATGAGTATATCGGGAATGTCGAAACGGCATGCGCATACCTGGAAGCCCACGGCATACGGATGCTGCGCGATGAATGCGCTGATGTTGCAGGAATCTACCTCGTAGGGCGCGAGGACCGGGCTGCGAAGCAGTTCGCGCACTACGAGCGGAAGCCGCTGGCCGAGCTTGTTGAGCCACTCGATAAGTCGAAGCCAATCATTCTGATGGACCATACACCATTCCATCTCGAAGAGGCCGAGCAACATGGAATCGATCTTCAGCTTTCCGGCCACACGCACCATGCGCAGATCTGGCCCTTCAATTTTATCACAAAAGCAGTGTACGAGGTGAGCTGGGGATATAAACGAAAGGGCGCAACACACGTCTATGTCTCATGCGGCTCGGGAACATGGGGCCCGCCCATTCGGATTGGGAATCGACCGGAAATTATGGCGATCACGATGGAGTTCTCTTCTAAACAAATGTCTGAATAG
- a CDS encoding T9SS type A sorting domain-containing protein has translation MRKVNSYREMDCLRRVLESVRVMIVACATLILSLQAPQAQTLIPVRHNFQPPTSEKKGNLPLSMLGEVDTCTYLNNLSGALLHDGYYQQCYDTTKLYLKNCYELPGAEGNFCTTDAANQNRSKDPNRFVEYREWLKSVLYLRPDSDWYCSDVGSILHTFIYYPGKGLYINGQIAIARYVLEHSHCDTGVMADFRLADSTGIPMIYSIWRDTVKDSLREPRPDTTIPSIDSIGLSILRGPEYAEVTTRPKGTDLRVTSIRATENPFTKATEIVVELADYGLVKFELFDALGNLVASNGGLGQVLEPGEHTFEVDGSKLPSGTYFARIAYHNGDVKTIMLNKE, from the coding sequence ATGAGAAAAGTCAATAGTTATCGGGAGATGGACTGCCTCCGCAGAGTACTTGAATCCGTTCGCGTGATGATCGTCGCATGCGCAACACTAATACTATCCCTGCAGGCGCCGCAAGCACAGACGTTGATACCGGTCCGGCACAACTTCCAACCGCCTACTTCTGAGAAAAAGGGGAATCTTCCTCTCTCCATGCTTGGCGAAGTCGATACCTGCACCTATTTGAACAATCTTTCGGGTGCCCTACTCCATGACGGTTATTACCAGCAATGCTACGATACCACCAAACTCTACCTGAAAAACTGCTATGAACTTCCGGGCGCGGAAGGCAACTTCTGTACCACCGACGCCGCGAACCAGAATAGGAGTAAAGATCCAAACCGCTTCGTCGAATACCGGGAATGGCTGAAATCGGTGTTGTACCTACGGCCAGATTCCGATTGGTATTGTTCGGATGTTGGGTCCATACTTCATACCTTCATATACTACCCGGGAAAGGGACTTTACATTAACGGTCAGATAGCCATTGCCCGGTATGTTTTGGAGCATTCTCATTGCGACACGGGGGTGATGGCAGACTTTCGTCTCGCGGATTCAACTGGCATCCCCATGATCTATTCTATCTGGCGCGACACAGTCAAGGATAGTTTGCGCGAACCGCGTCCCGACACGACAATCCCCTCAATCGATTCCATTGGCCTCTCTATTCTTCGCGGGCCGGAATATGCGGAAGTAACCACGCGCCCTAAAGGCACCGATCTGCGCGTGACTTCTATTCGGGCTACGGAGAATCCGTTTACAAAGGCAACGGAGATCGTGGTAGAGCTTGCGGACTATGGACTTGTCAAGTTCGAGCTCTTCGATGCTCTGGGCAATCTCGTCGCGAGCAATGGCGGCCTGGGCCAAGTGCTCGAACCCGGTGAGCACACCTTCGAAGTCGATGGCTCAAAGCTGCCATCGGGCACGTACTTCGCCCGCATTGCCTATCATAATGGGGATGTGAAGACGATTATGCTAAACAAGGAATAA
- a CDS encoding GWxTD domain-containing protein, producing the protein MMKLGNALLLASLAALPALALAPHALAQSGGHGYGSHSRMHAHDSRQYFDYGNPLMSSVLQSADGRALDVRLATASSMFSFLRSGDAARGAYYAIRDVTVLVTEEGNAQPVISRDRIDTIYVRTFEQSTAKNDWHTADLHMDIPNLNPKMRYAVRIEVRDDIDHLMMAPITTPLLARAYTNTPDSNGIGIGDLMLIDNMSGSEATASAHGNTYMFSRDVIASVPIQIADTLHGAPSVDVRVRQIANAINPSDTGDRGHVMLTAADLRKDQTFEFKSAGSTLTYALVPQAGKGTWTALMTIPGQKFDQGKYEITVRVQAGAAERERTSTAMIVWQGMPLSLEDPADAIEPLTHILSKEQATEIASGSKQEQVQKLYAYWKTQDPTPGTAYNERMAAFYQRVDYADFNFATSRLLNGVMTDRGKIYLLYGAPSNVDRTFVPGESPVETWTYSNNVGRIFRFEDPGHRGEYRLTNIENLALKQ; encoded by the coding sequence ATGATGAAGTTAGGAAACGCTCTGTTATTGGCCAGTCTGGCCGCTCTGCCCGCACTGGCACTCGCTCCGCACGCGCTCGCGCAGTCCGGCGGCCATGGTTATGGCTCGCACTCGCGGATGCACGCGCATGACTCGCGTCAGTATTTCGATTACGGCAATCCGCTCATGTCGAGCGTGCTTCAGTCAGCCGATGGCCGCGCGCTCGATGTCCGACTGGCCACGGCCAGCTCGATGTTCTCGTTCCTCCGCTCAGGCGATGCCGCGCGGGGCGCGTACTACGCCATTCGCGATGTCACGGTCCTGGTGACCGAGGAAGGCAACGCACAACCGGTCATCTCGCGCGATCGAATCGATACGATCTACGTCCGCACGTTCGAGCAATCGACGGCGAAGAACGATTGGCACACCGCCGATCTTCACATGGATATTCCCAATCTCAATCCGAAAATGCGCTATGCCGTGCGCATTGAAGTCCGCGATGACATTGACCATTTGATGATGGCGCCAATTACGACACCGCTCCTCGCGCGGGCCTATACGAATACGCCGGACTCCAACGGTATCGGCATCGGCGATCTCATGTTGATCGACAACATGAGCGGTTCCGAGGCAACGGCGTCGGCGCATGGCAATACGTATATGTTCAGCCGGGACGTGATCGCCTCCGTGCCGATCCAGATTGCCGATACGCTGCATGGTGCGCCATCCGTGGATGTCCGCGTCCGGCAGATCGCGAATGCGATCAATCCATCCGATACCGGCGATCGCGGACATGTGATGTTAACGGCCGCGGATCTCCGTAAGGACCAGACGTTCGAATTCAAAAGCGCCGGAAGCACACTGACGTACGCTCTCGTGCCACAAGCAGGGAAGGGGACATGGACTGCGCTGATGACGATTCCCGGACAGAAATTCGATCAGGGCAAGTACGAAATCACAGTACGTGTCCAGGCGGGTGCCGCGGAACGTGAACGGACCAGCACGGCGATGATCGTGTGGCAGGGGATGCCGCTCTCGCTCGAAGATCCGGCAGATGCGATCGAACCGCTCACACATATCCTGAGCAAGGAACAGGCAACCGAAATTGCGAGTGGCAGCAAGCAGGAACAAGTCCAAAAGCTCTACGCGTACTGGAAAACACAGGACCCAACACCCGGCACGGCCTACAACGAGCGAATGGCCGCGTTTTATCAGCGGGTCGATTATGCAGACTTTAATTTCGCCACATCGCGCCTGCTCAATGGCGTGATGACCGATCGAGGGAAGATTTATCTCCTCTATGGGGCGCCCAGCAACGTGGACCGCACGTTCGTTCCGGGTGAGTCGCCGGTCGAGACGTGGACCTACTCGAACAATGTCGGAAGGATATTCCGGTTCGAAGACCCCGGACATCGCGGCGAGTACCGCCTGACTAACATCGAGAATTTAGCCCTAAAACAATAG
- the dnaN gene encoding DNA polymerase III subunit beta, translating to MKFIAQIKPLQETLSKVIAVIPAKSTLPQLETVAVELKGNQLSFTGTDLEITVVASIEVTGVKDGTANIPAKLLNEIVRALPEGELTFTLDKTTKRAQLETAQGNYQLSVDETAQLPNALAEFKAEGSMTVDAATIRRLISKTLFAVSTDELRPSMMGVLFQFSPDGTRAVATDGHRLVRFFNPALKTESELDIIIPAKALNLVAKSFDDNGELSLSFSPSHVQFQSGDTTVLSRLIDERYPNYEAVIPRENDKLLVISKDAMLRSVKRVSIFANANTRQLRFQLGKDKMEILAENFDAGNEAHEHIPCDYANDALTIGFNGRFIEDALAHLDTDEISLKFSTPTRAAIVEPSEQNGEDLLMLVMPVRLNG from the coding sequence ATGAAGTTCATCGCGCAGATTAAACCGCTCCAGGAGACTCTTTCCAAAGTCATCGCCGTCATTCCGGCAAAATCGACGCTGCCACAGCTCGAAACGGTTGCCGTTGAACTCAAAGGCAATCAGCTTTCCTTTACGGGGACCGATCTCGAAATTACTGTCGTCGCATCGATCGAGGTGACCGGCGTGAAAGATGGCACAGCAAACATCCCGGCGAAGCTCTTAAATGAGATCGTCCGTGCGTTGCCGGAGGGCGAACTGACGTTCACGCTCGATAAGACGACGAAACGCGCCCAACTGGAAACGGCGCAGGGCAACTACCAGCTATCGGTCGACGAAACAGCGCAGTTGCCTAATGCGCTCGCCGAGTTCAAGGCCGAAGGATCGATGACCGTCGATGCCGCAACGATACGCCGCCTGATTTCCAAAACACTGTTTGCCGTCAGCACCGACGAGTTGCGTCCGAGCATGATGGGTGTGCTCTTCCAGTTTTCTCCGGATGGCACACGCGCCGTTGCAACCGATGGCCACCGGTTGGTGCGGTTCTTCAATCCGGCACTCAAGACCGAATCGGAGCTCGATATTATTATCCCCGCGAAAGCACTGAATTTAGTTGCGAAATCCTTCGATGATAACGGAGAGCTCTCGCTGAGCTTCAGTCCATCCCACGTGCAGTTTCAGTCCGGAGATACCACGGTACTCTCGCGGCTCATCGATGAACGGTATCCGAATTACGAAGCCGTGATTCCGCGCGAAAACGACAAGCTGCTCGTGATTTCCAAAGACGCGATGCTTCGTTCGGTTAAGCGCGTTTCGATCTTCGCGAATGCGAACACGCGTCAACTCCGATTCCAGTTAGGCAAAGACAAGATGGAAATTCTTGCTGAGAATTTCGATGCCGGCAACGAAGCCCACGAGCATATTCCCTGTGATTATGCCAATGATGCTCTGACAATCGGCTTCAATGGCCGCTTTATCGAAGATGCGCTTGCCCACCTGGATACCGACGAGATCTCGTTGAAGTTCTCGACACCAACACGTGCAGCCATTGTCGAACCCTCGGAGCAGAACGGCGAAGACTTGCTCATGCTGGTGATGCCAGTGCGATTGAATGGGTGA